The Dama dama isolate Ldn47 chromosome 25, ASM3311817v1, whole genome shotgun sequence genome window below encodes:
- the LOC133046606 gene encoding large ribosomal subunit protein uL22, giving the protein MVRYSLDPENPTKSCKSRGSNLRVHFKNTRETAQAIKGMHIRKATKYLKDVTLKKQCVPFRRYNGGVGRCAQAKQWGWTQGRWPKKSAEFLLHMLKNAESNAELKGLDVDSLVIEHIQVNKAPKMRRRTYRAHGRINPYMSSPCHIEMILTEKEQIVPKPEEEVAQKKKISQKKLKKQKLMARE; this is encoded by the coding sequence ATGGTGCGCTATTCACTagacccagaaaaccccacaaaatcatgcaaatcaagaggttcaaatcttcgtgttcactttaagaacactcgtgagactgcccaggccataaagggtatgcatatccgaaaagccaccaagtatctgaaggatgtcactttaaagaagcaGTGTGTGCCATTCCGTCGTTACAATGGTGGAGTTGGTAGGTGTGCACAGGCCAAACAGTGGGGCTGGACGCAGGGTCGGTGGCCcaaaaagagtgctgaatttttactacacatgctcaaaaatgcagagagtaatgctgaacttaagggcttagatgtagattctctggtcattgagcacatccaagtgaacaaagcccccaagatgaggcgcaggacttacagagctcacggtcggatcaacccctacatgagctctccctgccacattgagatgatccttactgaaaaagaacagattgttcctaaaccagaagaggaggttgcacagaagaaaaagatatcccagaagaaactgaagaaacaaaaacttatggccCGGGAATAA